From the genome of Lasioglossum baleicum chromosome 13, iyLasBale1, whole genome shotgun sequence, one region includes:
- the Nasp gene encoding nuclear autoantigenic sperm protein → MADVAESAAFTDAATAISHGKRHLLVRDYTMAVTTLAQACQLLVEKHGDTADELGEPYLLYGRALLGLAREEAGVLGGGVPGSEDAEEEDDDDEEEGDDEKLSNVDEKDDEEEEDAAAAEGKVQSSTEAKTEKPKAEEPAKTEAEEPKKDDVEETTKSESKKKEEKTEASSEKQEPEKSDSKKTEEKVEQKQKEEEKTVPGSSKETNHANGPSCSTEHNGDLKKNGEEDAEDIGKEDEEDEVNNLQVAWEVLELAKLVLIKRGEPGWKLLADAYRLLGEVAMEGGNFQGALNDLHKCLELLEQIEPHEPRAIAEIHYQLALAHSLGNEFDSSIEEFNKATELLEARIKELEEIKEPPKTEDSFYTVEGEIQELKELLPEIREKISDMKDFKQEACKMVIEGIKSKVAGGCSNGAGPSGSDSGSSPKVQKPASDISHLVRKKRKADEQETTETPSPCKKPTPEKAV, encoded by the exons ATGGCTGACGTCGCCGAGAGTGCAGCATTCACCGACGCAGCAACTGCGATCTCCCACGGGAAACGGCACCTGTTAGTGCGGGATTACACCATGGCTGTGACCACGTTGGCGCAAGCCTGCCAGCTGCTGGTAGAGAAGCACGGGGACACAGCGGACGAGCTCGGTGAACCCTATCTCCTGTATGGTCGTGCGCTTCTCGGTTTGGCTAGAGAAGAGGCAGGAGTCTTAGGTGGTGGAGTGCCAGGGTCAGAAGACGCTGAAgaggaggacgacgacgacgaggaggaaGGTGACGACGAAAAGCTGAGCAATGTGGACGAGAAAGAcgacgaagaggaagaggatgCTGCAGCTGCCGAGGGAAAGGTGCAAAGTTCGACGGAGGCTAAAACCGAGAAACCAAAAGCGGAGGAGCCGGCAAAGACAGAAGCAGAGGAACCAAAGAAAGATGACGTAGAAGAAACAACAAAGTCAGaatcaaagaagaaagaagagaaaacaGAGGCGAGCAGCGAGAAACAAGAACCGGAGAAGTCAGATTCGAAGAAGACCGAGGAGAAAGTTGAGCAAAAGCAGAAGGAAGAGGAGAAAACTGTACCTGGCTCTAGCAAGGAGACGAATCATGCGAATGGACCGTCCTGCTCCACCGAACACAACGGGGATCTGAAGAAAAACGGGGAGGAGGATGCCGAGGACATTGGgaaggaggacgaggaggatGAAGTCAACAATTTACAG GTAGCATGGGAGGTCCTGGAGTTAGCGAAGCTGGTGTTGATCAAGCGAGGAGAACCCGGCTGGAAGCTTCTAGCCGACGCTTATCGACTGCTAGGGGAAGTGGCTATGGAAGGAGGGAACTTCCAGGGTGCTCTGAACGATCTACACAAGTGTTTGGAGCTTCTGGAGCAGATAGAGCCACACGAGCCACGGGCGATAGCAGAGATCCACTACCAACTGGCGCTGGCACATTCTCTGGGCAACGAGTTCGATTCCAGCATAGAAGAGTTCAACAAAGCCACCGAGCTGTTGGAGGCTCGCATTAAAGAGCTGGAAGAGATCAAAGAACCGCCGAAAACCGAAGACTCGTTCTATACCGTCGAAGGAGAGATACAGGAGCTGAAGGAACTGCTGCCGGAAATTAGAGAAAAGATCTCAGACATGAAGGATTTCAAACAGGAGGCCTGCAAGATGGTGATAGAGGGTATTAAAAGCAAAGTCGCTGGGGGATGTTCGAACGGAGCCGGTCCCAGCGGTAGCGATTCTGGTTCCAGCCCGAAAGTCCAAAAGCCAGCCAGCGATATATCCCACTTAGTGCGCAAAAAGCGGAAAGCTGATGAGCAAGAGACCACGGAGACCCCTTCGCCCTGCAAAAAACCGACGCCGGAAAAAGCTGTTTGA
- the Rassf8 gene encoding ras association domain-containing protein 8, with translation MELKVWVEGIQRIVCGVTETTTCQDVVYALAHATGQTGRFTLVERWRTNERLLAPYENPLKILMKWGEYSSEVQLILRRSAPDSNKALSSLGTRLNHGPRSNGVVSSTSEHSAISPSGQDDTKNTTTTLNSEFDDFQGCLDRNRDTRKSLTFGGLHGNMMENNTEIQMENVAIVQPTPHLKNKELNIRKNIQKPAQSPTRASSSESNTHVSQKKVREVPPYRDPPGPGSPPLRTLPPYRDPPPPNLNSPGRSQFQSSTNSGSPHVHKEDQPSSSNSVKLKRSLIQEFQDTKGQTQSANQLSGQSQNMVTVAYTQRYVELIRLVNKQRDTINAQQADLTKFDAEILYWETKNREQIHQMDYISQEVNRMESTGRLIEEQLKELAHVEEESEIVRQQEKTLKSEITLLRSKLANCETELLQCKNKIRLVMEELAIEQHNISRETDERQIMERKIITEVEHLQNEVEQAKRSAELASQCAESLKLEVVSLESAIVEKKLQVERLVADMKEANLQSLAVACQDEQVKSLLEGAHKPGSTRKMIGSPRQLETAVPTSKNPHGVWV, from the exons ATGGAGCTGAAAGTATGGGTAGAAGGTATACAGCGTATTGTCTGCGGTGTTACAGAAACCACTACATGTCAG GATGTAGTATACGCTCTTGCTCACGCCACGGGACAAACAGGTAGATTCACTTTGGTAGAGAGATGGCGTACTAACGAGCGCCTGCTAGCTCCGTACGAAAACCCTTTGAAG attttgatGAAATGGGGAGAGTACTCGTCAGAAGTGCAGTTAATATTAAGACGCTCCGCACCGGATAGTAATAAGGCACTGAGTTCGTTAGGCACACGCTTGAATCATGGTCCACGGTCGAATGGCGTGGTCAGCTCCACTTCGGAGCACTCTGCGATATCCCCTAGCGGACAGGATGATACTAAGAACACCACGACAACTTTAAACTCCGAGTTCGATGATTTCCAAGGATGCCTCGACAGAAATCGTGATACCAGAAAGTCATTAACGTTTGGAGGGTTGCATGGAAATATGATGGAAAATAATACAGAA ATTCAGATGGAAAACGTTGCCATAGTTCAGCCCACGcctcatttaaaaaataaggaATTGAACATAAggaaaaatatacaaaagcCGGCACAGTCTCCTACTCGTGCTAGCAGTAGCGAGAGCAATACCCATGTATCGCAAAAGAAAGTACGGGAAGTTCCTCCGTACAGGGATCCTCCGGGACCAGGTTCTCCGCCGTTAAGAACTCTGCCACCGTACAGAGATCCTCCGCCGCCTAACTTGAACAGTCCTGGAAGATCGCAATTCCAATCTAGTACAAATAGTGGAAGTCCTCATGTTCATAAGGAGGATCAACCATCTTCTAGTAATTCCGTGAAGCTGAAAAGAAGTCTCATACAG GAATTCCAGGATACGAAAGGACAGACTCAGTCTGCGAATCAATTATCTGGTCAATCTCAAAACATGGTCACCGTTGCTTACACTCAACGATACGTTGAACTTATTAGACTAGTCAATAAGCAACGTGACACTATAAACGCGCAGCAAGCGGACCTTACGAAA TTCGATGCTGAAATATTGTATTGGGAAACTAAGAATAGGGAGCAAATACATCAAATGGATTACATTTCCCAGGAAGTAAACCGTATGGAATCTACCGGTCGTCTGATTGAGGAGCAG TTGAAAGAACTGGCGCACGTAGAGGAGGAAAGCGAAATAGTCAGACAACAAGAAAAAACGCTCAAGTCAGAGATTACGCTGTTAAGATCAAAACTTGCGAACTGCGAAACAGAGTTGCttcaatgtaaaaataaaatcag ATTAGTCATGGAAGAACTCGCCATAGAGCAGCACAATATAAGTCGTGAAACAGACGAAAGACAAATAATGGAGCGTAAGATCATTACCGAGGTAGAGCACCTTCAGAACGAGGTGGAACAAGCCAAACGCTCTGCAGAGTTAGCTTCGCAGTGTGCAGAGTCATTAAAACTGGAAGTAGTCAGCCTAGAGTCTGCCATTGTTGAAAAGAAGTTGCAAGTAGAACGGTTGGTGGCAGATATGAAAGAAGCCAATTTACAAAGTCTGGCTGTCGCTTGTCAGGATGAACAAGTCAAGTCGCTGTTAGAAG GTGCTCATAAACCAGGCAGTACACGAAAAATGATAGGTTCCCCAAGACAATTAGAGACTGCAGTACCCACTAGCAAAAATCCGCACGGTGTCTGGGTATAA
- the Rempa gene encoding intraflagellar transport protein rempA: protein MSLYFDTRVQNPETASISTHALWHPNDPILAVAAYSQDRGGFVTLYDGQGEPVQDIESPRHSVAQVTALGWHPERRWLAAGWESGELRVWPGDTGSIEFNVIVTPHRDPINILQWSQHGGRLVSADTAGSIVGWKIDSRGQLLMMFHHELKDTFAQIVFKTVPVKPAIDISGLAKAAVAGDERALDMFSSWRPRTAAPTTITSQRDNHAFYIGTTSGVIYFVDNQGQCTEVLSTSGATLQFLLHHQTRDSIVIMTEGLNIGHFQADPITGRFTELTSVKLSSRCDISRVSPSLCWVNGNTVAILAGDLDIRCWDLHNGDTYVMSPPDSPSGNIATPQEICTSIAFCKANGTFAAGTNLGTIYLWKRKADTDGDESTWIHVPETCTIHGTVKQLAWGAAFLRSPLLAVNCITNVFILHQQPMCAAYNDGVCASQLSPTQILIEIEELSHTMKTDIQMQLVAINKEYIAVSSGRQISVYRIHKGNSLNTSWITNFSCETEKLLICDHTLIILTPVVIQLRSMEGTVIQTLPTLPEEGEPITMDLTGQYLTVASLNGILKIWDLSKREAKLHTRAMACYEAIDDFAEIIEARCNADCRCVSITVAMANLMPSSILYVWDIESDQIHEFDFAESHDIDEDDAALAVKCRGRLVTAHCWDVEDPRLLVCRAQRLETRDSKHLKQNNENEFDITKATVVLVSMFATSDHGIVVQHIKPIKDDNCRVLGVETPHIIILNSETTAADRPSKVHKLRMRDFEELSLCDSITKKAVLDFSFYISIANMDDAFKAIKSIKNEGIWKSLARMCVKTKQLNMALLCLGHMKQARAARALREAMQDDSLNLEAKVGVLAVELGLYNDAEHLFREAKRLDLLCKLLEARGKFKEAIELSSNENKICEKTSYYNYAKTLEQERKISEAIEMYSKADCHRFEVPRMLLVRPRELLSYLNNSDDPEIKNWHAQYIESTGDMEGALRLYEQAKSTLAMTRLLCYFGREDEVSELVSRTNHAASAYHLAAHYESNNNVAQAIHFYTIAKAYTNAIRLCKEHDMYEELWPLAVLAPRQSQIDVAKYYEENDQPDKAVLLYHKAGLLHKALDIAFKTRQYSALQLIIMDVNADSDPALIVKCAEYFVENDQIEKAVDLLATGRKYIEALELMQQHNILLSEDLAEKMTLDKVDNDPDQEKIRISILERIGETAFEQGNYHLATKKFTQAGNKLRAMKALLKSGDTEKICFFAQVSRQREIYIMAGNYLQSLDWQNQPEVLKNIINFYSKGKAMDLLANFYVACAQVEIDEFQNYEKALDALSQASRCLAKVATPRDPNIHERAIDLVNTRIATIRRYLDIKKMLDRGDTATAMQQVRHLLDSQGSDLEQSVRRGDLFATITQHYINIGDTDKARATVEELKLLVPGINLNYYYNVSTLEALGYKMKIHRQESSDREDDIEELLGE from the exons ATGTCATTGTATTTCGATACTCGGGTGCAAAACCCTGAGACAGCCTCGATAAGCACTCACGCGCTTTGGCATCCCAATGATCCTATATTGGCTGTCGCTGCATACTCTCAAGATAGAGGTGGCTTCGTAACGCTTTACGACGGTCAGGGTGAACCTGTTCAGGACATTGAGTCGCCGAGACATTCTGTAGCTCAGGTGACTGCGCTGGGATGGCATCCTGAGAGAAGATGGCTTGCGGCAGGATGGGAAAGCGGAGAGCTGAGG GTATGGCCTGGTGATACCGGTAGCATAGAATTCAATGTAATAGTTACTCCGCACCGAGACCCTATTAATATTTTACAATGGAGTCAACACGGCGGAAGATTAGTATCTGCGGACACAGCTGGATCTATAGTTGGTTGGAAAATAGATTCCAGGGGCCAATTATTAATGATGTTCCACCATGAGCTAAAAGACACCTTCGCGCAAATAGTTTTTAAAACTGTTCCAGTGAAACCTGCGATCGATATAAG TGGTTTAGCTAAAGCAGCAGTCGCCGGGGATGAGAGAGCTTTAGACATGTTCAGTTCTTGGCGCCCTAGAACAGCTGCACCGACAACAATTACGTCTCAACGGGACAATCATGCGTTTTACATTGGCACCACAAGCGGCGTAATATACTTTGTGGATAATCAAGGACAGTGTACAGAGGTTCTTAGTACAAGCGGTGCGACATTGCAATTTCTTTTGCATCATCAGACCAGGGATTCTATCGTGATTATGACGGAAGGGTTGAACATTGGGCATTTTCAGGCAGATCCTATCACCGGACGGTTTACCGAGTTAACAAGC GTGAAACTTAGCAGTAGGTGCGACATATCAAGGGTGAGTCCATCGTTATGTTGGGTCAACGGAAACACTGTAGCGATTCTCGCAGGAGATTTAGACATTCGTTGCTGGGACCTGCATAATGGCGATACCTACGTAATGAGTCCGCCGGATTCACCTTCGGGAAACATTGCTACTCCCCAAGAAATCTGCACAAGCATAGCTTTCTGTAAAGCAAACG GTACTTTTGCAGCTGGAACAAATTTGGGAACAATTTATTTATGGAAACGTAAGGCGGATACGGACGGCGATGAATCGACTTGGATACATGTTCCAGAAACTTGTACCATACATGGTACGGTGAAGCAACTGGCATGGGGTGCAGCTTTCTTGAGAAGTCCGCTATTAGCGGTGAATTGTATCACTAACGTATTCATACTGCACCAGCAACCGATGTGTGCCGCTTACAACGACGGTGTTTGTGCGAGCCAGCTCAGTCCCACTCAGATCTTAATCGAAATCGAAGAGCTCTCTCACACTATGAAAACAGATATTCAAATGCAGCTCGTCGCTATTAACAAAGAGTACATCGCAGTGTCCTCCGGCAGACAGATATCTGTTTATAGAATCCACAAAGGAAACTCTTTGAACACCTCGTGGATTACAAACTTTAGTTGCGAGACGGAGAAGCTTCTGATCTGCGATCACACTTTGATAATACTGACTCCCGTGGTTATACAGCTGCGGTCGATGGAGGGTACAGTGATTCAAACGTTACCGACATTGCCGGAAGAGGGTGAGCCGATTACTATGGATCTGACGGGACAGTATCTAACAGTAGCGTCCTTGAACGGGATACTAAAGATCTGGGATTTAAGCAAGAGGGAGGCCAAGCTGCACACCAGAGCAATGGCTTGCTACGAAGCGATCGACGACTTTGCGGAGATCATCGAGGCCAGGTGCAACGCAGACTGTCGCTGCGTGTCCATCACGGTTGCTATGGCAAATCTGATGCCCAGTTCCATTTTATACGTATGGGACATTGAGAGCGATCAGATACACGAGTTTGATTTCGCAGAATCCCACGACATCGACGAAGACGACGCTGCTCTAGCTGTAAAGTGCAGAGGAAGATTAGTCACTGCTCATTGCTGGGACGTGGAAGACCCTAGGCTTTTAGTGTGTCGTGCTCAAAGGCTAGAGACACGAGACTCGAAGCACTTGAAGCAGAACAATGAAAACGAGTTCGATATCACGAAAGCTACCGTGGTGTTGGTGTCGATGTTCGCCACGTCTGATCACGGCATTGTGGTGCAACACATTAAACCGATAAAAGACGACAACTGCAGAGTTCTGGGTGTAGAAACACCGCACATAATTATTCTAAATTCCGAGACGACCGCGGCGGACAGACCTAGCAAAGTCCATAAACTCCGCATGAGAGATTTCGAAGAGTTGAGCTTGTGCGACTCGATCACGAAGAAGGCTGTTCTAGACTTCAGCTTTTACATCAGCATCGCAAATATGGATGACGCTTTCAAGGCGATCAAATCGATCAAAAACGAGGGTATCTGGAAGAGTTTGGCAAGAATGTGCGTCAAGACGAAGCAGTTGAACATGGCTCTTCTGTGTCTCGGTCATATGAAGCAGGCTAGAGCTGCGAGGGCCCTCAGGGAAGCTATGCAGGACGATAGCTTGAATCTGGAAGCCAAGGTTGGCGTGTTAGCTGTGGAATTAGGATTGTACAATGACGCGGAACACCTCTTCCGCGAGGCCAAGAGACTGGACCTCTTGTGCAAGCTGTTGGAAGCTCGTGGTAAGTTCAAAGAGGCTATAGAGCTCTCGAGCAACGAGAACAAAATCTGCGAGAAAACGAGTTACTATAATTACGCGAAAACTCTCGAGCAGGAAAGGAAAATCTCCGAGGCGATCGAAATGTATAGCAAAGCGGATTGCCATAGATTCGAGGTGCCGAGGATGTTGCTGGTCAGACCAAGGGAACTTTTGTCGTATCTGAACAATTCCGACGACCCTGAAATAAAAAACTGGCACGCGCAGTACATCGAATCAACAGGTGACATGGAAGGCGCTCTGCGGTTGTACGAACAGGCAAAAAGCACTCTAGCGATGACAAGATTACTTTGTTATTTCGGCAGGGAGGACGAAGTCAGCGAATTGGTGTCGCGAACTAATCACGCCGCGTCCGCGTATCACCTAGCGGCACACTACGAGTCGAACAACAATGTGGCACAAGCCATTCACTTTTATACGATCGCTAAAGCGTACACAAACGCTATTCGCCTGTGCAAGGAGCATGACATGTACGAAGAATTATGGCCGCTGGCTGTGCTGGCGCCACGGCAGTCGCAGATAGACGTTGCCAAATACTACGAAGAGAATGACCAACCGGACAAAGCGGTTTTATTGTACCATAAAGCTGGATTATTACATAAGGCTCTCGATATCGCGTTTAAGACAAGACAATACAGTGCTCTGCAGCTCATCATCATGGACGTTAACGCGGACTCTGATCCCGCGTTGATAGTCAAATGCGCTGAATATTTTGTAGAAAACGATCAGATCGAGAAAGCGGTGGATCTGCTTGCCACAGGAAGAAAGTACATCGAAGCTTTGGAATTGATGCAACAACATAACATATTGTTGAGCGAAGACTTGGCGGAGAAGATGACGTTGGACAAGGTCGATAATGATCCAGATCAAGAGAAGATTCGTATCTCTATATTGGAAAGAATAGGCGAGACCGCTTTCGAGCAGGGCAATTATCATTTAGCTACCAAGAAATTCACTCAAGCTGGTAATAAACTGAGAGCCATGAAGGCGTTGCTCAAGTCTGGCGACACCGAGAAGATTTGCTTCTTCGCGCAGGTTTCCAGGCAGAGGGAGATCTACATCATGGCTGGCAATTATCTTCAATCGCTGGACTGGCAGAACCAACCGGAAGTCTTGAAAAATATTATCAACTTCTATTCCAAGGGAAAAGCGATGGATCTGCTGGCAAACTTCTATGTAGCTTGCGCTCAAGTTGAGATCGATGAATTCCAGAATTATGAGAAGGCCTTGGACGCGCTGAGTCAGGCCAGCAGGTGCCTTGCTAAAGTTGCCACGCCGAGGGACCCGAATATTCACGAGAGAGCTATTGACCTGGTCAACACTAGAATAGCCACGATCAGACGTTACCTGGACATCAAAAA GATGTTAGATAGGGGTGATACGGCCACGGCGATGCAACAGGTGCGCCACTTGCTCGATTCTCAAGGCTCCGATCTGGAACAGTCTGTACGACGTGGAGATTTATTCGCCACTATCACTCAGCACTATATAAACATCGGTGACACTGACAAAGCACGTGCCACCGTGGAGGAATTAAAGCTTTTAGTACCTGGAATTAACTTGAACTATTATTACAACGTTAGCACGCTGGAGGCGCTCGGTTACAAAATGAAGATTCATAGGCAAGAGAGCTCCGACAGGGAGGACGACATTGAGGAACTCTTAGGAGAATAA